ACCCGATGATGACGTCTGGGTCACGGCGGTGCAGGATCGCGGCGGCGAGACCGATCGCCGCGGCCGAATCTCGCGGCTCGGACTCGAGGAACACGTTCTTGTCCGCGATCCCGGGGAGCTCGGCCTCCACAGCAGCCCGGTGCGCTCGCCCGGTCACGACCGAGATGCGGTCGGCGCCGGTGAGGGATTCCAAGCGGTCCCAGGTGTCGCGCAGCAGCGAGTTGCCGGAGCCGGTCAGGTCGTGGAGGAACTTCGGCGCGTCAGCGCGAGAGAGCGGCCACAGCCGACTTCCGATGCCTCCGGCGGGGATCACTGCGTAGAAGTCCTTGATCGGCTCGGTCATCACCCCAGCGTAGTCGTCGAAACAATCTCGACGTCGAGAGAGTTAGGCCACCCTTCGTCGCTCCCAGCGATTGAACAGGAATAGGATGGGACACGATCGGGCACGTCTGCGGTCGCCCCAGACCCAGTGCGTGCTACCGACCTCGAATCGATCAGGGAGGACGACCGTGTCCGCAGGCACTCGCTTGACACCGTCGATTTCGGAGACCACGTCCAAGACGCCGCGCGGCACCCTCTACCGGGGTCGCGAAGGCATGTGGTCATGGGTGCTTCACCGCATCACCGGAGTCGCGATCTTCTTCTTCCTGCTCGTGCATGTGCTGGACACTGCACTCATCCGGGTCTCGCCCGAGGCGTACAACGCCGTGATCGGGACGTACAAGAATCCGATCATGGCACTGGGTGAAGTCGCGCTGGTCGGCGCCATCGTGTTCCACGCCATCAACGGGCTCCGCATCATCCTCATCGACTTCTGGTCCAAGGGCGCGCGCTTCCAGCGCCAGATGTTCTGGGGCGTCCTCGCCGTGTGGGTCGTGCTGATGGCCGGTTTCGTGCCACGCCACCTCATGCTCGCGTTCGCCGGTTTCGGAGGGGGTCACTGATGTCCGCACAGACCATCGCCGCCCCGGCACGTCGACGTCGCGGGATCAACCTCGAGAAGTGGGGCTGGCTGTTCATGCGCGGCTCCGGCGTCGTGCTGATCGTCCTGATCTTCGGCCACCTGTTCGTCAACCTGATGGTCGGCGAGGGCATCCACGCCCTCGACTTCGCCTTCATCGCCGGCAAGTTCGCCACGCCGTTCTGGCAGTGGTGGGATGTGCTGATGCTGTGGCTCGCTCTTCTGCACGGCGGCAACGGCATGCGCACGATCATCAACGACTACGTCACGCACGAGAAGGTGCGTAAGGCTCTGGTCTGGGCGATCGGCCTCGCGGCCGGACTCCTGATCGTGCTGGGCACCCTGGTCGTCTTCACCTTCGACCCCTGCCTCGGCGTGACGGAGTCCAGCACGCTCTGGGACACCTGCGTGGCCGCAGGCGTCGTCGGGAACTGAGAAGAGAGCAACGAGAAGTGACTACTGAGACACAGGATTCCGTCGTCCGCGACGGCGTGCACTACCACCAGTTCGACGTCGTCATCGTGGGCGCCGGCGGCGCCGGCATGCGCGCGGCGATCGAGGCGGGGCCCGGTGCCAAGACCGCAGTGATCTCCAAGCTCTACCCGACGCGGTCCCACACCGGCGCTGCGCAGGGCGGCATGGCTGCGGCCCTCGCGAACGTCGAGGAGGACAGCTGGGAGTGGCACACCTTCGACACCGTCAAGGGCGGCGACTACCTCGTCGATCAGGATGCTGCCGAGATCCTGGCCAAGGAGGCCATCGATGCGGTCATCGACCTCGAGAACATGGGCCTGCCGTTCAACCGCACCCCTGAGGGCAAGATCGACCAGCGCCGTTTCGGCGGTCACACCGCGAATCACGGCAAGACGCCGGTTCGCCGCGCCTGCTACGCCGCCGACCGCACGGGTCACATGATCCTGCAGACGCTGTTCCAGAACTGCGTGAAGCTCGGCATCAACTTCTTCAACGAGTTCTACGTGCTCGACCTGATCACGGTCAAGGGCGAAGACGGGGGCACCCAGGTCGCCGGCGTCGTCGCATACGACCTCTCCACCGGTGAGCTGCACGTCTTCCAGGCCAAGGCGATCATCTTCGCGACCGGCGGCTTCGGCAAGATCTACAAGACCACCTCCAACGCGCACACCCTCACCGGTGACGGCGTCGGCATCGTCTGGCGCAAGAACCTGCCGCTGGAGGACATGGAGTTCTTCCAGTTCCATCCCACCGGCCTCGCCGGTCTCGGAATCCTGCTCACCGAGGGTGCCCGCGGTGAGGGCGCGATCCTGCGCAACGCCTCCGGTGAACGCTTCATGGAGCGCTACGCCCCCACCATCAAGGACCTCGCACCTCGTGACATCGTCGCGCGATCGATGGTCCAGGAGGTCCTCGACGGCCGCGGCGCCGGCCCGCACAAGGACTACGTGTACCTCGACTGCACCCACCTGGGCGCAGAAGTACTGGAGACCAAGCTCCCCGACATCACCGAATTCGCTCGCACCTACCTCGGCGTCGACCCGGTGACCGACCCGGTACCGGTCATGCCGACCGCGCACTATGCGATGGGCGGCATTCCCACCAACAACGACGCCGAGGTGCTCGCCGACAACAACACCGTCGTGCCCGGCCTGTACGCGGCCGGCGAATGCGCCTGCGTGTCGGTGCACGGCTCCAACCGCCTCGGCACCAACTCGCTCCTCGACATCAACGTCTTCGGCAAGCGTGCGGGCAACAACGCGGTCGAGTACGCGAAGACCGCCGA
The DNA window shown above is from Microbacterium murale and carries:
- the sdhC gene encoding succinate dehydrogenase, cytochrome b556 subunit; amino-acid sequence: MSAGTRLTPSISETTSKTPRGTLYRGREGMWSWVLHRITGVAIFFFLLVHVLDTALIRVSPEAYNAVIGTYKNPIMALGEVALVGAIVFHAINGLRIILIDFWSKGARFQRQMFWGVLAVWVVLMAGFVPRHLMLAFAGFGGGH
- a CDS encoding succinate dehydrogenase hydrophobic membrane anchor subunit yields the protein MSAQTIAAPARRRRGINLEKWGWLFMRGSGVVLIVLIFGHLFVNLMVGEGIHALDFAFIAGKFATPFWQWWDVLMLWLALLHGGNGMRTIINDYVTHEKVRKALVWAIGLAAGLLIVLGTLVVFTFDPCLGVTESSTLWDTCVAAGVVGN
- the sdhA gene encoding succinate dehydrogenase flavoprotein subunit — protein: MTTETQDSVVRDGVHYHQFDVVIVGAGGAGMRAAIEAGPGAKTAVISKLYPTRSHTGAAQGGMAAALANVEEDSWEWHTFDTVKGGDYLVDQDAAEILAKEAIDAVIDLENMGLPFNRTPEGKIDQRRFGGHTANHGKTPVRRACYAADRTGHMILQTLFQNCVKLGINFFNEFYVLDLITVKGEDGGTQVAGVVAYDLSTGELHVFQAKAIIFATGGFGKIYKTTSNAHTLTGDGVGIVWRKNLPLEDMEFFQFHPTGLAGLGILLTEGARGEGAILRNASGERFMERYAPTIKDLAPRDIVARSMVQEVLDGRGAGPHKDYVYLDCTHLGAEVLETKLPDITEFARTYLGVDPVTDPVPVMPTAHYAMGGIPTNNDAEVLADNNTVVPGLYAAGECACVSVHGSNRLGTNSLLDINVFGKRAGNNAVEYAKTADFVPLPENPAAFVSGLLEQLRDSKGTERVAVLRKKLQEEMDLGAQVFRTHESLEHVLGVIAELRERYKNVYVDDKGHRFNTDLLEAVELGFLLDIAEVVVYAAQNREESRGGHMRDDFPKRDDENYMKHTMAYLTGDPHSSTPSDHIKLDWKPVVMTRYQPMERKY